ATAATGAGATCGTCGTGGCTGAACGGCTTGTTGATGTAATCGTGGGCACCGAGCTTGATAGCTTCCACGGCGTTGCTGATGCTGCTATAGGCAGTCATCATGATGGTCATCGTGTCGGGATAACTTAATATGACACGCTTGAGGATCTCGATGCCATTCAGATCAGGGAGTCTGTAGTCAAGGAGGATAAGGTCAATTCCCTCTTCGCCGAGAAACGATAGAGCCTGTTCCCCTTTCTCGGCTTCGAGGACCTGATACCCCTCCTTCTGAAGGCGTTCCTTCAGTGTCATCCGTATGATCTTTTCGTCATCTACGATAAGGATTTTCTCGCTACCCACGCCTGATACCCGCTATGATCGCACTCATGTTAAATAGCTCATGCTTCCTTATCATAGAACATTCGAGGTATTAATGCACTACTCTTTATCCTGAAGGGGATCAGGGAAGGCAGATTGTGAAGGTCGTCCCTTTTCCTTCTTCGGTCTCGATCTTGATTTCGCCGCCGTGAGAAGCAACTATCTTCTTGACGATGGAAAGGCCGAGGCCCGTCCCCCTTGCCTTGGTCGTGAAAAAGGGTTTGAATATCTGATCCCTGATGTTTTCGGGAATCCCCGTTCCCGTGTCGGTGAAGGAGATGCAAGCCTTAGAATCCCTTTCATAGGTCCGGATGGTGAGCGTTCCATGATGATTCATCGCCTGCATGGAGTTCAACCCCACATTGAAGAGAACCTGTTCAATCTGCTGATGGTCGGCTCTCCGGGATGACAGGTTTTCAGAGAGCCGTGTTTCAATTTTGAGATTTTCTCCAGCGGGATCTTCCTTCAGGACTATGAAGACCCTGTTGACGATATCGTTGATA
This genomic window from Acidobacteriota bacterium contains:
- a CDS encoding response regulator, which translates into the protein MGSEKILIVDDEKIIRMTLKERLQKEGYQVLEAEKGEQALSFLGEEGIDLILLDYRLPDLNGIEILKRVILSYPDTMTIMMTAYSSISNAVEAIKLGAHDYINKPFSHDDLI